One Tenacibaculum sp. MAR_2010_89 DNA window includes the following coding sequences:
- a CDS encoding diphosphomevalonate/mevalonate 3,5-bisphosphate decarboxylase family protein: protein MNISDFIFKETRNTIEKATYTWKTPSNIALVKYWGKTEPQLPKNASISFTLNNCHTITTIEFTKTKKVTEANFELYFEGNKKDDFKPKIAKFFSRIEKYCPYILEYSMVINSENSFPHSSGIASSASGMSAIAMCLMSLEKELTPSLTLECLNKKASFLARLGSGSASRSIEGPMVVWGEHPKIKGSSDLFGIKFPYEVHPIFKDYQDSILLVDKGEKQVSSTVGHNLMHNHPYAEQRFKQANENLDKLSIILQEGNIKEFINLVESEALTLHAMMLTSNPYFILMKPNTLEIINKIWEYRLATKSNVCFTLDAGANVHILYPKAEKQAVEDFIKTDLLKYCQKNQYICDSTGLGAQTS, encoded by the coding sequence TTGAACATATCTGATTTTATATTTAAGGAGACTAGAAATACAATAGAAAAGGCAACGTACACTTGGAAAACACCGAGTAATATAGCCTTAGTTAAATATTGGGGAAAAACAGAACCTCAACTACCTAAAAATGCTTCTATTAGTTTTACGCTAAATAATTGTCATACAATTACTACTATTGAGTTTACAAAAACAAAAAAAGTTACTGAAGCTAACTTTGAATTATATTTTGAAGGAAATAAGAAAGATGACTTTAAACCAAAAATAGCTAAGTTTTTCAGTAGAATTGAAAAATATTGCCCTTATATTTTAGAATATTCAATGGTTATCAATTCAGAAAACTCATTCCCTCACAGTAGTGGGATTGCTTCATCAGCAAGTGGAATGAGTGCTATAGCTATGTGTTTAATGAGTTTAGAAAAAGAGTTAACGCCTAGCTTAACATTAGAGTGTTTAAATAAAAAAGCTTCTTTTTTAGCTCGTTTAGGTTCAGGAAGTGCAAGTAGAAGTATTGAAGGGCCAATGGTTGTTTGGGGTGAACATCCAAAAATAAAAGGTAGCTCTGATTTATTTGGCATCAAATTTCCATACGAAGTACACCCTATTTTTAAAGATTATCAAGATAGTATTTTATTAGTTGATAAAGGTGAAAAACAAGTATCTAGTACTGTTGGTCATAACTTAATGCATAATCACCCATATGCAGAGCAACGCTTTAAACAAGCAAATGAGAACTTAGATAAATTATCTATAATATTACAAGAAGGAAATATTAAAGAGTTCATTAATTTAGTAGAAAGTGAAGCATTAACACTACATGCAATGATGCTCACAAGTAACCCTTACTTTATATTAATGAAACCTAACACTTTAGAAATAATTAATAAGATCTGGGAATACAGATTAGCCACTAAAAGTAATGTTTGCTTTACCTTAGATGCAGGCGCAAACGTGCATATTCTCTACCCAAAAGCTGAAAAACAAGCAGTTGAAGATTTTATAAAAACTGATTTGTTAAAATATTGCCAAAAAAATCAGTATATTTGTGATAGTACGGGGTTAGGTGCACAAACCTCATAA
- a CDS encoding LytTR family DNA-binding domain-containing protein, with protein sequence MNRKVNCIIVDDEPMAREILVTYITRITNLNLIKSCSSAIEALNLINDKNIDLLFLDINMPEISGLSLAKSTHKKTKIIFTTAYREYAADGFDLQAIDYLLKPIAFDRFLQAVNKFLEIPSTLKNHPIENKSFTNNNFIFVRVDRKMLKIDFDSILYIESLSDYIKIHTKNKTIVTRETITNIQTKLPTTSFLRIHRSFIISISSINSYTNEYIEINKKAIPISRSYKEEVLNKLNSI encoded by the coding sequence ATGAATAGGAAAGTTAATTGTATTATTGTTGACGATGAGCCAATGGCTCGTGAAATACTAGTAACTTATATTACAAGAATCACAAATTTAAACCTTATTAAAAGTTGCTCAAGTGCCATAGAAGCATTAAACTTAATAAATGATAAAAATATTGACTTACTTTTTCTAGATATTAACATGCCAGAAATATCAGGGCTATCATTAGCTAAATCTACTCATAAAAAAACAAAAATAATTTTTACTACTGCCTATCGTGAATATGCAGCAGACGGATTTGACTTACAGGCTATTGATTACTTATTAAAGCCAATAGCCTTTGATAGGTTTCTTCAAGCTGTTAATAAATTTCTTGAAATTCCATCTACTTTAAAAAATCACCCCATAGAAAACAAATCATTCACAAATAACAATTTTATTTTTGTTCGAGTAGATAGAAAAATGCTTAAAATAGATTTTGATTCTATTCTTTACATAGAAAGCTTAAGTGACTATATTAAAATCCACACCAAAAACAAAACGATAGTTACTAGAGAAACCATTACTAATATCCAGACCAAATTACCAACTACTTCATTTTTACGAATACACCGTTCTTTTATCATTTCAATTTCATCTATTAATTCTTACACTAATGAATACATAGAGATTAATAAAAAAGCAATTCCAATTAGTCGTAGCTATAAAGAAGAGGTCTTGAATAAATTAAATTCTATTTAG
- a CDS encoding sensor histidine kinase produces MPITIVIGYYFYFYLIPNYLLSKKQYFFLLYTVYSLIISFFLILFSVFYGVIFSASLTPENSIPLTKSLPIIILGVYFVILIVIMLGLIAHHYKSTLKNEDLKNKFLETQLQLKEQELKFLKMQIHPHFLFNTLNTLYGFTLKKADEAPDMILKLSNLLDYILYQVEKPKVLLSDEIQHIEDYVSLEKMRFQERLIIDFQKETYNNHVQISPMLLLPFVENAFKHGSQKNGALEISIFLKTTNSELIFDIYNTAKNENIKKGGIGLENIKKRLNMVYKDKFDLSTSFSNNLFTAQLKILLKNE; encoded by the coding sequence ATGCCTATAACAATTGTAATAGGTTATTATTTTTATTTTTATTTAATTCCTAATTATCTACTTTCAAAAAAACAATATTTCTTTTTATTATATACAGTATACTCTTTAATAATCTCTTTTTTTCTTATCTTATTTTCAGTTTTTTATGGAGTTATTTTTTCAGCTAGTTTAACTCCAGAAAACTCAATACCTTTAACTAAAAGTCTCCCAATAATAATCTTAGGTGTTTATTTTGTTATACTTATTGTTATAATGCTAGGTTTAATAGCACATCATTATAAATCAACATTAAAAAATGAAGATTTAAAAAACAAATTTCTAGAAACACAATTACAACTTAAAGAACAGGAGTTAAAGTTTTTGAAAATGCAAATCCATCCACATTTTTTATTCAACACACTTAATACTCTATATGGTTTCACACTAAAAAAAGCAGATGAAGCTCCAGATATGATTCTAAAGTTATCTAATCTATTAGATTATATCTTATATCAAGTAGAAAAACCTAAAGTTTTATTGTCTGACGAAATTCAACATATTGAAGATTATGTTTCTTTAGAGAAAATGCGCTTCCAAGAGCGTTTAATCATTGATTTTCAAAAGGAAACATATAATAATCATGTTCAAATTTCTCCAATGCTCTTATTACCTTTTGTTGAAAATGCTTTTAAACATGGTAGTCAAAAGAATGGCGCACTAGAAATATCTATCTTTTTAAAAACAACCAATTCTGAATTAATTTTTGATATTTACAACACAGCAAAAAATGAGAATATTAAAAAAGGAGGAATTGGATTAGAAAACATAAAAAAAAGATTAAATATGGTTTATAAAGATAAATTTGATTTATCAACTTCTTTCTCAAATAATCTCTTTACAGCCCAATTAAAAATACTACTTAAGAATGAATAG
- a CDS encoding serine hydrolase translates to MKKRIFLFFGTLCFFVSCTKSQNLNELLNDFEKENEAMGTVSILKNGNNFYEKSIGYANIELDKKNNAETKFRIGSISKTFTATIILQLLDEGKLSLKNSLSQYFPEIPNSENITISDMLYHRSGIYNITTDKNFEVWISEPRSRNEMITKIKSKASLFKPNSKLEYSNSNYILLAYIAENIDKKTFGEIVNHRIIDKLNLKRTDFGKDIDFSKNEAMCYYPENGKWHPITFHTNLTGTMGAGGVISNAKEVSIFYNALFTGKLISKESLKLMTTPKEEMGMGISVNEFNGLVVYGHDGAIDGFRSIAAYMPKLKLTICFTFNASSGSHSQKLLKIFKAYKYTITQKSN, encoded by the coding sequence ATGAAAAAAAGAATTTTTTTATTCTTCGGAACTTTATGCTTTTTTGTGAGCTGTACTAAAAGCCAAAACTTAAATGAATTATTAAATGATTTTGAGAAAGAAAATGAGGCAATGGGCACTGTTTCTATTTTAAAAAATGGAAATAATTTTTATGAAAAATCTATTGGATACGCTAATATTGAACTTGATAAAAAGAACAATGCTGAAACTAAGTTTAGAATTGGTTCTATCAGTAAAACATTTACAGCTACCATTATTTTACAATTACTAGATGAAGGGAAATTATCATTAAAAAATTCTTTAAGTCAATATTTTCCAGAAATTCCAAATTCAGAAAATATTACAATTTCTGATATGTTATATCATAGAAGTGGTATTTATAATATTACAACAGATAAAAATTTTGAAGTTTGGATAAGCGAACCTAGAAGTAGGAATGAAATGATAACTAAAATAAAAAGTAAAGCTAGTTTATTTAAACCAAATTCTAAATTAGAATATTCTAATTCTAATTATATCTTACTTGCTTATATTGCTGAAAACATAGATAAGAAAACATTTGGTGAAATTGTTAATCATCGAATTATAGACAAGTTAAATTTAAAAAGAACAGATTTTGGAAAAGATATTGATTTTTCTAAAAATGAAGCAATGTGTTATTATCCTGAAAATGGTAAATGGCATCCAATTACTTTCCACACTAATTTAACAGGAACAATGGGAGCAGGTGGTGTTATTTCTAATGCGAAAGAAGTAAGTATTTTTTATAATGCCCTTTTTACAGGTAAATTGATTTCAAAAGAAAGCTTAAAATTAATGACCACACCCAAAGAAGAAATGGGTATGGGGATTTCAGTTAATGAATTTAATGGTTTAGTGGTTTACGGGCATGATGGAGCAATTGATGGTTTTCGTTCAATAGCTGCATATATGCCAAAATTAAAACTTA